In Zingiber officinale cultivar Zhangliang chromosome 6A, Zo_v1.1, whole genome shotgun sequence, a single genomic region encodes these proteins:
- the LOC121998697 gene encoding uncharacterized protein LOC121998697 isoform X2, whose protein sequence is MRQGTTLREEKAGITQVDMSCILKTQHLQRLAAWASQEARISPLAALLGQKLASEAEASSIPLDSSIFLCERCETVLQPGTNCTIRIVKVANKKRRRTEKSRRPCQNKVTYTCHFCSHQNQTWGTAKGQVHALVASQQVQTPKPDSCNSISHSKDKCSKGIMISKELQHDAGRQNPSNPEAQSEPKSSTPERKVAESQCSVTPSIKLASKSSKKSNSGCSRPDKVRSNSAGDDASGKLTGTGSRKQQRRRSMSLRKMVENDFKEKNVTNFAIPFHL, encoded by the exons ATGCGTCAAGGTACAACACTTCGTGAGGAAAAAGCTGGCATAACTCAAGTAGACATGAGTTGCATTTTGAAGACACAACATCTCCAGCGCCTGGCAGCATGGGCTAGTCAAGAGGCCAGAATAAGTCCCCTTGCCGCCCTTTTGGGACAGAAGTTAGCTTCTGAGGCTGAGGCTTCAAGCATCCCTTTAGACTCCTCGATTTTTctttgtgagag ATGCGAAACTGTGTTGCAACCTGGAACTAATTGCACTATAAGGATAGTAAAAGTTGCCAACAAAAAACGAAGGCGTACTGAGAAATCACGACGACCTTGTCAGAACAAAGTTACCTATACATGTCATTTTTGTTCTCATCAGAACCAAACATGGGGCACAGCCAAAGGCCAAGTCCATGCTCTGGTAGCTTCACAACAGGTTCAAACTCCAAAACCAGATTCTTGCAACTCCATAAGTCACTCGAAAGACAAATGTAGCAAGGGCATTATGATCTCCAAGGAGCTTCAGCATGATGCTGGAAGGCAAAATCCGTCCAATCCAGAGGCCCAATCCGAGCCAAAGTCCAGCACTCCTGAAAGGAAGGTAGCTGAATCCCAGTGCTCGGTTACTCCATCAATCAAACTGGCTAGCAAATCTAGCAAAAAGAGCAACAGCGGCTGCTCTAGACCTGACAAGGTCAGAAGCAACTCAGCAGGTGATGATGCTTCAGGAAAATTGACTGGAACAGGTTCGAGAAAGCAGCAGAGAAGAAGATCCATGAGCTTGCGGAAGATGGTTGagaatgattttaaagaaaaaaatgttACTAATTTTGCTATTCCATTTCATTTGTAG
- the LOC121998697 gene encoding uncharacterized protein LOC121998697 isoform X1 produces the protein MASSSVKGANHHMRQGTTLREEKAGITQVDMSCILKTQHLQRLAAWASQEARISPLAALLGQKLASEAEASSIPLDSSIFLCERCETVLQPGTNCTIRIVKVANKKRRRTEKSRRPCQNKVTYTCHFCSHQNQTWGTAKGQVHALVASQQVQTPKPDSCNSISHSKDKCSKGIMISKELQHDAGRQNPSNPEAQSEPKSSTPERKVAESQCSVTPSIKLASKSSKKSNSGCSRPDKVRSNSAGDDASGKLTGTGSRKQQRRRSMSLRKMVENDFKEKNVTNFAIPFHL, from the exons ATGGCGTCCTCTTCAG TTAAGGGCGCCAACCATCACATGCGTCAAGGTACAACACTTCGTGAGGAAAAAGCTGGCATAACTCAAGTAGACATGAGTTGCATTTTGAAGACACAACATCTCCAGCGCCTGGCAGCATGGGCTAGTCAAGAGGCCAGAATAAGTCCCCTTGCCGCCCTTTTGGGACAGAAGTTAGCTTCTGAGGCTGAGGCTTCAAGCATCCCTTTAGACTCCTCGATTTTTctttgtgagag ATGCGAAACTGTGTTGCAACCTGGAACTAATTGCACTATAAGGATAGTAAAAGTTGCCAACAAAAAACGAAGGCGTACTGAGAAATCACGACGACCTTGTCAGAACAAAGTTACCTATACATGTCATTTTTGTTCTCATCAGAACCAAACATGGGGCACAGCCAAAGGCCAAGTCCATGCTCTGGTAGCTTCACAACAGGTTCAAACTCCAAAACCAGATTCTTGCAACTCCATAAGTCACTCGAAAGACAAATGTAGCAAGGGCATTATGATCTCCAAGGAGCTTCAGCATGATGCTGGAAGGCAAAATCCGTCCAATCCAGAGGCCCAATCCGAGCCAAAGTCCAGCACTCCTGAAAGGAAGGTAGCTGAATCCCAGTGCTCGGTTACTCCATCAATCAAACTGGCTAGCAAATCTAGCAAAAAGAGCAACAGCGGCTGCTCTAGACCTGACAAGGTCAGAAGCAACTCAGCAGGTGATGATGCTTCAGGAAAATTGACTGGAACAGGTTCGAGAAAGCAGCAGAGAAGAAGATCCATGAGCTTGCGGAAGATGGTTGagaatgattttaaagaaaaaaatgttACTAATTTTGCTATTCCATTTCATTTGTAG